A region from the Hippoglossus hippoglossus isolate fHipHip1 chromosome 18, fHipHip1.pri, whole genome shotgun sequence genome encodes:
- the ndufs2 gene encoding NADH dehydrogenase [ubiquinone] iron-sulfur protein 2, mitochondrial — MAATMLRSLTKLGRPSTKVLLNNNLLIPGCAVLQSRQKQWQPDVEWTEQFAGAVMYPTAINEKWTPPPWNDKDPPAEKEVANLTINFGPQHPAAHGVLRLVMELSGESVKKCDPHIGLLHRGTEKLIEYKTYLQALPYFDRLDYVSMMCNEEAYSLAVEKLLNIQAPPRAQWIRVLYGEMTRILNHIMAITTHALDIGAMTPFFWLFEEREKMFEFYERVSGARMHAAYIRPGGVHQDLPLGLMDDIYEWCKNFSIRIDEVEEMLTNNRIWKNRTVDIGVVSAEDALNYGFSGVMLRGSGIKWDLRKSQPYDKYDEVEFDVPIGSKGDCYDRYLCRVEEMRQSLRIMHQALNMMPEGEIKVDDAKVAPPKRSEMKTSMESLIHHFKLYTEGYQVPPGSTYTAVEAPKGEFGVYLVSDGSSRPYRCKIKAPGFAHLAGLDKMAKGHMLADVVAIIGTQDIVFGEVDR, encoded by the exons ATGGCGGCCACAATGTTGAGGTCGCTTACTAAACTAGGACGTCCTTCAACCAAAGTATTATTAAATAACAATTTGCTCATTCCTGGTTGTGCTGTCCTGCAAAGCCG GCAGAAGCAATGGCAGCCGGATGTGGAGTGGACAGAGCAGTTTGCTGGGGCAGTGATGTACCCCACTGCCATCAATGAGAAGTGGACCCCGCCCCCATGGAATG aTAAGGATCCTCCTGCAGAGAAGGAAGTCGCCAACCTGACCATCAACTTCGGCCCCCAGCATCCTGCAGCTCACGGTGTGCTGCGTCttgtgatggagctcagtggaGAGTCAGTCAAGAAATGTGACCCACACATTGGCCTGCTTCACCGTGGCACAGAGAAGCTCATAGAGTACAAGACCTATCTGCAG GCTCTGCCTTACTTTGACCGTCTGGACTATGTTTCCATGATGTGTAACGAGGAGGCCTACTCTCTGGCTGTGGAGAAGCTGCTCAACATCCAAGCTCCACCCCGTGCCCAGTGGATCAGAG tgcTGTACGGAGAGATGACACGCATCCTGAACCACATCATGGCCATCACCACTCACGCCCTCGACATTGGTGCCATGACCCCCTTCTTCTGGCTGTtcgaggagagggagaag atGTTTGAGTTTTATGAGCGAGTGTCTGGAGCCAGAATGCACGCTGCATACATCAGACCTGGTGGTGTTCATCAG GATTTGCCCCTGGGTCTGATGGACGACATCTACGAGTGGTGCAAGAATTTCTCCATTAGAATCGATGAGGTAGAAGAG ATGTTGACCAACAATCGTATCTGGAAGAACCGTACTGTTGACATTGGGGTGGTTTCTGCTGAGGATGCCCTCAACTACGGCTTCAG TGGAGTGATGCTGCGAGGGTCGGGCATCAAGTGGGACCTGAGGAAGTCTCAGCCTTACGACAAGTATGACGAGGTGGAGTTTGACGTACCCATCGGGAGCAAAGGAGATTGTTATGACAG gtatctgtgcagagtggaggagatgaGGCAGTCCCTCAGGATCATGCACCAGGCGCTCAACATGATGCCAGAAGGAGAGATTAAGGTGGATGACGCCAAGGTGGCCCCACCCAAGAGGTCTGAGATGAAG ACGTCCATGGAGTCTCTGATCCATCACTTTAAGCTGTACACAGAGGGCTACCAGGTCCCCCCAGGGTCCACGTACACAGCTGTGGAGGCACCAAAG GGAGAGTTTGGTGTTTATCTGGTGTCGGACGGCTCCAGCAGACCCTATCGCTGCAAGATCAAAGCTCCTGGATTCGCTCACTTG GCTGGTCTGGATAAAATGGCCAAAGGACACATGCTAGCTGATGTTGTCGCCATTATTG GTACACAGGACATAGTGTTTGGCGAAGTGGACCGCTAA
- the kirrel1a gene encoding kin of IRRE-like protein 1a isoform X1, producing MHRLLLLSLLLTSQTVLTARFSQEPADQSVVRGQRVILSCVVFNYSGIVQWTKDGLALGIGEDLRAWPRYRVLRVQELGQYNLEILSADLTDDSLYECQAPDAALRSRRAKLTVLIPPDDPVIDGGPEVLLNAGESYNLSCVSRGAKPPSVIEWLKDGLPVDGAASATEVLPDRKRVTTRSYLPIHPVDTDTGRNYSCVATNLAIPSGKMTTVTLNVHHPPAVTLSIEPRSVLEGERVTFTCQAHANPPIMGYRWAKGGVVLQGARESVFTTKADHSFFTEPVSCLVFNAVGKTNVSILVDVHFGPILLVEPQPQTVDVDSDVNLNCKWAGNPPLTLTWFKKGSNMVLSNSNQLYLKSVSQADAGQYVCKAIVPRIGVGETEVTLTVNGPPIISSDPVQYAVRGERGEVKCYIASTPPPDKIVWAWKENVWEKEKGTLLERYTVEQSKSSAEGGGVLSTLTINNVMESDFLSTYNCTAWNSFGPGTMIITLEEREEVPVGIIAGGTVGSTILLFIFLLVLVLIFYRQRKGSRRGVTLGKPDIKVETINKETHSLEEDSGSVSTASRMVKAMYSFLPSVSFSPSNQPFKDDIELKSDLRSDTLDTRQEYDLKDPTNGYYNVRASTHDEGRPASRSTLHYSDYRSPTGTPGGAASISSSAGGSGATASGGAPGPPGPLTSPGRPQACYDPRPPSRLSHISYAQFNTFTRGGQSQQPPANPAPPASDYQGDCSLLDSTSQLAYDNYGYPSHYQTYRMGFAPSSLAPLEAGPSYEMYGVGSGVGAPGAPGGPVAPGVGVGPGGPPPSGSETGLGKYGSSTRFSYTSQHSDYSHSRHTQRMQTHV from the exons TGTTGACGGCGAGGTTCTCTCAGGAGCCAGCAGACCAGTCGGTGGTGCGGGGCCAGAGGGTGATCCTGTCCTGTGTTGTCTTCAACTACTCAGGCATCGTTCAGTGGACCAAAGATGGCCTGGCTCTGGGCATCGGAGAAGACCTGCGGG CCTGGCCCAGGTACCGTGTGTTGCGCGTGCAGGAGTTGGGGCAGTACAATCTGGAGATCCTGTCCGCTGACCTGACTGATGACTCGCTGTACGAGTGCCAGGCCCCCGATGCAGCGCTGAGGTCCAGGAGGGCCAAACTCACCGTCCTCA tccCCCCAGATGACCCGGTGATCGATGGGGGTCCGGAGGTGCTGCTGAACGCCGGCGAGTCCTACAACCTGAGCTGCGTGTCTCGAGGGGCGAAGCCGCCATCCGTGATCGAGTGGCTCAAAGACGGCCTGCCTGTGGACGGGGCTGCCAGTGCTACG GAGGTGCTCCCAGACAGGAAGAGAGTGACCACACGTAGCTACCTGCCCATCCACCCGGTCGACACCGACACCGGGAGGAACTACAGCTGTGTGGCCACCAACCTGGCTATTCCCAGCGGCAAGATGACAACTGTCACACTCAACGTGCACC ATCCACCCGCAGTGACCTTGTCCATCGAGCCGCGCTCTGTCCTGGAGGGGGAACGAGTCACCTTCACCTGCCAGGCGCACGCCAACCCTCCTATTATGGGCTACAG GTGGGCTAAAGGTGGCGTGGTGCTGCAGGGCGCCAGGGAGAGCGTGTTCACCACCAAGGCGGACCACTCCTTCTTCACCGAGCCCGTCTCCTGTCTGGTTTTCAACGCCGTGGGAAAGACCAACGTCAGCATCCTGGTGGACGTCCACT TCGGCCCGATCCTGTTGGTGGAGCCGCAGCCACAAACGGTCGACGTCGACTCTGACGTGAACCTCAACTGCAAATGGGCCGGAAACCCTCCGCTCACACTAACGTGGTTCAAAAAGGGATCAAACATG GTTCTGAGTAACAGCAACCAGCTGTATCTGAAGTCAGTGAGCCAGGCGGACGCCGGCCAGTACGTTTGTAAGGCCATCGTCCCACGGATTGGAGTAGGAGAGACTGAGGTCACGCTCACTGTGAACG GTCCTCCCATCATCTCCAGTGATCCAGTCCAGTAcgcagtgagaggagagagaggcgagGTGAAGTGCTACATCGCCAGTACGCCTCCTCCGGATAAGATT GTGTGGGCGTGGAAGGAGAACGtgtgggagaaggagaaggggaCGCTTCTGGAGAGGTACACGGTGGAGCAGAGCAAATCGTCGGCCGAGGGCGGCGGCGTCCTCTCCACCCTCACCATCAACAACGTGATGGAATCGGACTTCCTGTCCACCTACAACTGCACGGCCTGGAACTCGTTCGGCCCCGGCACCATGATCATCACACTGGAGGAGAGGG AGGAAGTCCCGGTGGGAATAATCGCTGGTGGGACAGTGGGCTCCACCATTCTCCTGTTCATCTTCCTGCTGGTCCTCGTTCTCATCTTCTACCGACAGCGCAAAGGCA GTCGGCGCGGGGTCACGCTGGGTAAGCCCGACATCAAGGTGGAGACGATAAACAAGGAGACCCACAGCTTGGAGGAGGACTCCGGCAGCGTGTCCACGGCTTCGCGCATGGTCAAGGCCATGTACTCG TTTCTCCCCTCTGtgtccttctctccctccaatCAGCCATTTAAAGACGACATAGAGCTCAAGTCCGACCTCCGCAGTGACACCCTGGACACCCGTCAGGAGTACGACTTAAAG GACCCGACCAATGGCTACTACAACGTGCGAGCTTCCACCCACGATGAAGGCCGCCCTGCCTCCCGCTCCACCCTGCACTACTCCGACTACCGCTCCCCTACAGGAACACCAGGGGGAGCTGCATCTATAAGCAGCAGTGCGGGCGGCTCAGGAGCCACAGCCAGCGGAGGAGCCCCTGGTCCCCCTGGACCTCTTACCTCCCCCGGCCGCCCCCAGGCCTGCTACGACCCCAGACCCCCCTCTAGACTGTCCCACATCAGCTACGCGCAGTTTAACACCTTCACCCGTGGGGGCCAGAGCCAGCAGCCCCCTGCCAACCCCGCCCCCCCAGCCAGCGACTACCAAGGTGACTGCAGCCTCCTGGACTCCACTTCCCAGCTGGCCTACGACAACTACGGTTACCCCTCGCATTACCAGACCTACCGTATGGGTTTCGCCCCATCCAGCCTGGCCCCGTTGGAGGCCGGCCCATCCTATGAGATGTACGGGGTGGGATCTGGCGTGGGGGCCCctggggcccctgggggccCTGTGGCCCCTGGGGTTGGGGTGGGTCCCGGGGGCCCACCTCCCTCGGGATCAGAGACTGGACTCGGGAAGTACGGCAGCTCCACTCGCTTCTCCTACACCTCGCAACACTCTGACTACTCCCACagccgacacacacagaggatgcAGACTCACGTGTGA
- the kirrel1a gene encoding kin of IRRE-like protein 1a isoform X2, translated as MHRLLLLSLLLTSQTVLTARFSQEPADQSVVRGQRVILSCVVFNYSGIVQWTKDGLALGIGEDLRAWPRYRVLRVQELGQYNLEILSADLTDDSLYECQAPDAALRSRRAKLTVLIPPDDPVIDGGPEVLLNAGESYNLSCVSRGAKPPSVIEWLKDGLPVDGAASATEVLPDRKRVTTRSYLPIHPVDTDTGRNYSCVATNLAIPSGKMTTVTLNVHHPPAVTLSIEPRSVLEGERVTFTCQAHANPPIMGYRWAKGGVVLQGARESVFTTKADHSFFTEPVSCLVFNAVGKTNVSILVDVHFGPILLVEPQPQTVDVDSDVNLNCKWAGNPPLTLTWFKKGSNMVLSNSNQLYLKSVSQADAGQYVCKAIVPRIGVGETEVTLTVNGPPIISSDPVQYAVRGERGEVKCYIASTPPPDKIVWAWKENVWEKEKGTLLERYTVEQSKSSAEGGGVLSTLTINNVMESDFLSTYNCTAWNSFGPGTMIITLEEREEVPVGIIAGGTVGSTILLFIFLLVLVLIFYRQRKGSRRGVTLGKPDIKVETINKETHSLEEDSGSVSTASRMVKAMYSPFKDDIELKSDLRSDTLDTRQEYDLKDPTNGYYNVRASTHDEGRPASRSTLHYSDYRSPTGTPGGAASISSSAGGSGATASGGAPGPPGPLTSPGRPQACYDPRPPSRLSHISYAQFNTFTRGGQSQQPPANPAPPASDYQGDCSLLDSTSQLAYDNYGYPSHYQTYRMGFAPSSLAPLEAGPSYEMYGVGSGVGAPGAPGGPVAPGVGVGPGGPPPSGSETGLGKYGSSTRFSYTSQHSDYSHSRHTQRMQTHV; from the exons TGTTGACGGCGAGGTTCTCTCAGGAGCCAGCAGACCAGTCGGTGGTGCGGGGCCAGAGGGTGATCCTGTCCTGTGTTGTCTTCAACTACTCAGGCATCGTTCAGTGGACCAAAGATGGCCTGGCTCTGGGCATCGGAGAAGACCTGCGGG CCTGGCCCAGGTACCGTGTGTTGCGCGTGCAGGAGTTGGGGCAGTACAATCTGGAGATCCTGTCCGCTGACCTGACTGATGACTCGCTGTACGAGTGCCAGGCCCCCGATGCAGCGCTGAGGTCCAGGAGGGCCAAACTCACCGTCCTCA tccCCCCAGATGACCCGGTGATCGATGGGGGTCCGGAGGTGCTGCTGAACGCCGGCGAGTCCTACAACCTGAGCTGCGTGTCTCGAGGGGCGAAGCCGCCATCCGTGATCGAGTGGCTCAAAGACGGCCTGCCTGTGGACGGGGCTGCCAGTGCTACG GAGGTGCTCCCAGACAGGAAGAGAGTGACCACACGTAGCTACCTGCCCATCCACCCGGTCGACACCGACACCGGGAGGAACTACAGCTGTGTGGCCACCAACCTGGCTATTCCCAGCGGCAAGATGACAACTGTCACACTCAACGTGCACC ATCCACCCGCAGTGACCTTGTCCATCGAGCCGCGCTCTGTCCTGGAGGGGGAACGAGTCACCTTCACCTGCCAGGCGCACGCCAACCCTCCTATTATGGGCTACAG GTGGGCTAAAGGTGGCGTGGTGCTGCAGGGCGCCAGGGAGAGCGTGTTCACCACCAAGGCGGACCACTCCTTCTTCACCGAGCCCGTCTCCTGTCTGGTTTTCAACGCCGTGGGAAAGACCAACGTCAGCATCCTGGTGGACGTCCACT TCGGCCCGATCCTGTTGGTGGAGCCGCAGCCACAAACGGTCGACGTCGACTCTGACGTGAACCTCAACTGCAAATGGGCCGGAAACCCTCCGCTCACACTAACGTGGTTCAAAAAGGGATCAAACATG GTTCTGAGTAACAGCAACCAGCTGTATCTGAAGTCAGTGAGCCAGGCGGACGCCGGCCAGTACGTTTGTAAGGCCATCGTCCCACGGATTGGAGTAGGAGAGACTGAGGTCACGCTCACTGTGAACG GTCCTCCCATCATCTCCAGTGATCCAGTCCAGTAcgcagtgagaggagagagaggcgagGTGAAGTGCTACATCGCCAGTACGCCTCCTCCGGATAAGATT GTGTGGGCGTGGAAGGAGAACGtgtgggagaaggagaaggggaCGCTTCTGGAGAGGTACACGGTGGAGCAGAGCAAATCGTCGGCCGAGGGCGGCGGCGTCCTCTCCACCCTCACCATCAACAACGTGATGGAATCGGACTTCCTGTCCACCTACAACTGCACGGCCTGGAACTCGTTCGGCCCCGGCACCATGATCATCACACTGGAGGAGAGGG AGGAAGTCCCGGTGGGAATAATCGCTGGTGGGACAGTGGGCTCCACCATTCTCCTGTTCATCTTCCTGCTGGTCCTCGTTCTCATCTTCTACCGACAGCGCAAAGGCA GTCGGCGCGGGGTCACGCTGGGTAAGCCCGACATCAAGGTGGAGACGATAAACAAGGAGACCCACAGCTTGGAGGAGGACTCCGGCAGCGTGTCCACGGCTTCGCGCATGGTCAAGGCCATGTACTCG CCATTTAAAGACGACATAGAGCTCAAGTCCGACCTCCGCAGTGACACCCTGGACACCCGTCAGGAGTACGACTTAAAG GACCCGACCAATGGCTACTACAACGTGCGAGCTTCCACCCACGATGAAGGCCGCCCTGCCTCCCGCTCCACCCTGCACTACTCCGACTACCGCTCCCCTACAGGAACACCAGGGGGAGCTGCATCTATAAGCAGCAGTGCGGGCGGCTCAGGAGCCACAGCCAGCGGAGGAGCCCCTGGTCCCCCTGGACCTCTTACCTCCCCCGGCCGCCCCCAGGCCTGCTACGACCCCAGACCCCCCTCTAGACTGTCCCACATCAGCTACGCGCAGTTTAACACCTTCACCCGTGGGGGCCAGAGCCAGCAGCCCCCTGCCAACCCCGCCCCCCCAGCCAGCGACTACCAAGGTGACTGCAGCCTCCTGGACTCCACTTCCCAGCTGGCCTACGACAACTACGGTTACCCCTCGCATTACCAGACCTACCGTATGGGTTTCGCCCCATCCAGCCTGGCCCCGTTGGAGGCCGGCCCATCCTATGAGATGTACGGGGTGGGATCTGGCGTGGGGGCCCctggggcccctgggggccCTGTGGCCCCTGGGGTTGGGGTGGGTCCCGGGGGCCCACCTCCCTCGGGATCAGAGACTGGACTCGGGAAGTACGGCAGCTCCACTCGCTTCTCCTACACCTCGCAACACTCTGACTACTCCCACagccgacacacacagaggatgcAGACTCACGTGTGA